Part of the Lytechinus pictus isolate F3 Inbred chromosome 18, Lp3.0, whole genome shotgun sequence genome, TTGGAAAGAGCAGTTTATGTTGTGTGATACTTCTAAAGGATTTCATCTTATTTTGAGCACCATGGTGTTCAGTCTGAAGTAACTTGTGTGTTTTCAATGAATTTTCCCTTGCatataaaattgttttgacAAAGGAAAGGTAAAGAGGCACATTCTTAAAGATGCCTCCCATCGTTACCAAAGGATACCAAAGGATGTGGTCAGTGGAAGTCACTGTAACTTTCTCAAACAACTCTTATTTTCTACAGAGAACTCCTCCACAGACAACACAACAGcaacatcaacaacatcatcagcaacagcagcaacagCCACAGCATACAACGACCCATCGTGTGACCGCAGCGCCGCATAAGCCTCTCATCCAGGACAGGCACGTGACGGGGGATGCAAGCCGGAAGTGCAACGGGCTCCATGCGTTGGAGAAGTCTCCAGAGATCAAGAAGGAGGAGAAGTCAGGACCGGTAAGTCCTTTCTGCTCTCTTGTGTGCTTTGTTGGTGATAGAAGGAGTGATGTGCAATGTTGTttgtgtaaattaaaaaaagttggtCTTGGATCTTTTAAGAAGTTAATGCCCTTCTGACTCTTGAAATCAGGAGTTCTAACTCTGTAAGCCATGCTGCAGCATAAAtagtttcaatattttatttgtcttataaattttctttatttgatttCTAATGAAAGTGAAGCATTGATAGGtaaaaatttctttatttggGAATCtatgataattttgtttgtgGTCAGTACTGAAACTCTGAAGTAGCTTGTCTGGAACTTGCCAAATATCTTTAGAGGTTATAAGTTTCTGACTCATCATAATAGATATAACTGGATATAGAAGATTCCAAAATTGCACAAGATTTAACTATTATCAAATTCTTGTTGGTTTCAATACAGATGATTGAATTGCGATGGTGTAGTCAATCTCCTTTCGTAAATTTGCTTGATGGCCCTATCTGCACATGCCAATAACAACAGTTTGTGGAGTTTTCACTCTCTTTGGAAACTTTTTTAGGGTCATGATTCACTTCTGGCTATCCTGCCAATCAGTGGGATAATTCATCATCAGATGTATGTCAAAACTTATTTAGCTATACATGCCGACTATGCTTCAAACATGGTTGTCTGGGGGCCTCAGTTAATCTCTTTGTGATGCATTAAAAACCTGTTAGGTCATTGATAATATTGGGTAAGGTACCTATATGACAAAGAGTTTGCGATTGATTCAAATTACACTCAATTTGGGATTGATATGAAATTCCCATCTCTTAACCACATGAATCGATATCAGTCTCCATTTGAGTGTGTTATGTATGTATCATAACTGTTTGTGAGATGAGGCCCAGGCCTTTGACTGTGGATTCAGTGTGGTTGAAATAGATCCaccacaatttttgtcatttaattatgcttttgaagaaaatgatatgatttttcTGCAATGGGTTGTTGTGTGATCTCTGTAATAATGACTATCAATTGTTAATCTGTTAAACGTTTAATGTATTGTTGGGGCCAAATTTCAGTGCAAGGGTATGTTCTTGATGACCATTGTAGGtttaattaaattgaattgttattatttttttcaaattccgaTTCGGAGTCTTCAAAAAGCTGAacaatacaaattttaaaaaatccagaCATGAAAACTCCATGTACAATGATTGATAAAATTAAACTTTCAATGaaacatttgatgaaattatgcattttaattgaaaatgaagtgATTGCAAAAACCTGAATCGAGAATCCCTTGAGCAGATTCCTTTGAGTTGGAAGactaaaatttgaatttttaaatcttttctaGCTAAATTCCAATGTTTTCAATTGTCGCCTAAGGTAGGGGCAGAAATCATGCAATTTACTAGTAAGTTCATGGTATATTCCagtatcaaataaaaatgacaacAAAGATTTTTGCAGATTTTGATTAGGGCATTTGAGTGATCATTAAAGTTACAATAAACAAGAGCCACACAGCATGATGTGCAGGACAAAAAATGAGGTCAGTTTTAATTATATAGACAATTAGAGCAGAAAATTGGTTTGGATTAAAAGAGACagttatttctgtttgttgtTTGTAATACCCAggaaatctcaattttcaaattatctACCATTTGTCAACTTTGACTGGGGTATTGGAAATACTTTACTTGTATTTGTAGTGGGGTGAATTTGACTTTGGAGATTTGTCACTTTTTGTGTTGTTAGCTGTGAATTTCTAGGTTATGCTCAGACTTGGGAAAACCATTAGATGTAAACTGCAACATAGTGatgattcatattttttttaataaatcagcAGAAATATACTAATTTTCATAGACCGGATTTATATTTCCCAGGTGTATTCAGATAAGAACTCCCTTTGTTTTTAGACTTTAGATAAAACTCAATAAGCTGTTTATTTCCTACAGGTTTTATATAAGCACTTTTTACTTATTctgttctctttctttcctctttataTAATTAGAAAATTTCCTTTACATTTGAATTACCCTTAATCTAGTATATTGGACAGTACTTGATCCCCAAAACTCAAGGTAGTGTGTTCTCACGCACTCTTTGGCTATGCCACAATAATTTGTCTTTTTAACAGATTAATACGCTTTCCCCCTTTCTTGTGGCCTATATTTTCCGAAGTATTGATTTAATGAACAGGTCTGTTATGTCCTGATTCATAACTGTGCCATTTCTGTCTTGTACCATTTCAGTGAGTGAGTCAATCATGTTGGAAATCCTAATTTGCCATGTATTCACACAGCAGTCTCTCTACCTGTAGGCATAtctatgcaaaaaaaaacaactttataTCACATTTGTATAAGAATTTCCCTATATCTTTGtagttttttctttcaattatcttatttcatcatattgcAGTGTACACTGTAATGTACTAAGCATGTTTatgaaaagacagaaaaaagagaaatcaaACA contains:
- the LOC135157452 gene encoding uncharacterized protein LOC135157452 encodes the protein MNEKKMALLDILIINFTLYSLYWSYSTFLKMPPIVTKGYQRMWSVEVTVTFSNNSYFLQRTPPQTTQQQHQQHHQQQQQQPQHTTTHRVTAAPHKPLIQDRHVTGDASRKCNGLHALEKSPEIKKEEKSGPVSPFCSLVCFVGDRRSDVQCYD